The nucleotide window TTATTTTGTCTGTAAGCGAAAACTCTGGTTGTTTACAAGAGCTATTCGGTTTGAAGATGAAAATGAATATGTGCAGTTGGGAAAACTCATTGATGAAAGCACTTATAAACGCAATAAAAAGCAGATTGAAATCGGCAATATCAAAATTGATTTCATTGATAATACGGGGGTTATTCATGAAATCAAGAAATCAAACAAGATTGAAAAAGCCCATATTTATCAGCTGAAGTACTATATATATTTTTTAAATAAAATGGGGGTTAAAAACATAATCGGTGAAATAGATTATCCAAAACTGAAGCAAAGACAAAAAGTGATATTGGATGCTGAAGATGAAATGGAATTTAAGACTATTTTTTCTGATATCCATGAAATCCTTGACAGGAAAAAACCTCCGGCAATAATAAACAAACCGTATTGTAAAAAATGCGCTTATTATGAATTTTGTTTTGTCTAACTGCCATGGGAATACCTGATATTTCATCCGGGGTTGCCAATAATAAAACATTAAAGTCGCTGTTTTGATTTTGAATATTTTTATATAAAGGTGTCATATGAAACAATCCTTATATCTTTTTTCAAATAGTACCATCAAAAGAAAAGACAATTCTTTGATGTTTGAAATTGACGGAGAAAAGAAATACCGTCCTGTTGAATCAATTTGTGACCTTTTTCTTTTCAATGAACATACTCTGAATACAAAATTGCTGAATTTTCTGGGGCAACAAAAAATTCCCGTTCATATTTTTAATTATTACGGATTTTATTCCGGTTCATTTGTCCCAAGAGAGCAATATCTTTCAGGGCATGTCACCATCAGTCAGGCAAAGCATTATCTTGACGATAAAAAAAGAATGGTTTTGGCCTATGAATTATTGAATGCCGCAGCTTCAAATATTATCACCAATTTAACCTATTATAAAAACAGGGAAAGAGATATCGGTGAAAAAATTTTAAAGATAAAAGAGTTAAAAAAATCATTAAAAAATGCGGATTCAATTTCATATTTAATGGGCATAGAAGGAAATATCAGGGATTTGTATTATTCTGCTTTTAATGAAATTGTTCAAAATAAGGTTGAATTTAAAAAACGTATTAAAAGACCGCCGGATAATTTTATAAATTCCCTGATTTCATTTGGTAATTCCCTTGTTTATACAACGGTTCTGTCTGAAATTTATAGAACCCAGCTTGATCCTACCGTGAGTTTTCTTCATGAGCCGGGTTACAGGCGGTACTCCCTTGCCCTTGATATATCGGAAATTTTTAAGCCCATCCTCCTTGATAGAATGATCTTTACCATGATCAACAAAAAAGAATTAACGGAAAAAGATACGGATAAAGACCTTAACTATTGTTATCTGAAAG belongs to Desulfobacula toluolica Tol2 and includes:
- the cas4 gene encoding CRISPR-associated protein Cas4, which gives rise to MDNINFTGTQINYYFVCKRKLWLFTRAIRFEDENEYVQLGKLIDESTYKRNKKQIEIGNIKIDFIDNTGVIHEIKKSNKIEKAHIYQLKYYIYFLNKMGVKNIIGEIDYPKLKQRQKVILDAEDEMEFKTIFSDIHEILDRKKPPAIINKPYCKKCAYYEFCFV
- the cas1b gene encoding type I-B CRISPR-associated endonuclease Cas1b translates to MKQSLYLFSNSTIKRKDNSLMFEIDGEKKYRPVESICDLFLFNEHTLNTKLLNFLGQQKIPVHIFNYYGFYSGSFVPREQYLSGHVTISQAKHYLDDKKRMVLAYELLNAAASNIITNLTYYKNRERDIGEKILKIKELKKSLKNADSISYLMGIEGNIRDLYYSAFNEIVQNKVEFKKRIKRPPDNFINSLISFGNSLVYTTVLSEIYRTQLDPTVSFLHEPGYRRYSLALDISEIFKPILLDRMIFTMINKKELTEKDTDKDLNYCYLKDQGRMKFLRKYDERLKKTIKHKKLNRNVSYKRLIRLECYKIVKHILGEEKYTGFKMWW